Proteins encoded within one genomic window of Camelina sativa cultivar DH55 chromosome 19, Cs, whole genome shotgun sequence:
- the LOC104766723 gene encoding E3 ubiquitin-protein ligase MBR1-like (The sequence of the model RefSeq protein was modified relative to this genomic sequence to represent the inferred CDS: added 15 bases not found in genome assembly), protein MRRGENLRVEDYMVLDPLIYQGMTDLHDRHREMRLDVDNMSYEELLALGERIGDVSTGLSEEVILKAMKQHKHTSSSAELHQDIIEPCCICQEEYVEGDNLGTLKCGHEFHKDCIKQWVMIKNLCPICKTEALKTP, encoded by the exons ATGAGAAGGGGGGAGAATTTACGTGTTGAG GATTACATGGTGTTAGATCCACTTATCTACCAGGGTATGACTGACCTGCATGATAGGCATCGGGAAATGCGGCTTGATGTTGACAACATGTCGTATGAG GAGCTATTGGCTCTTGGGGAACGCATAGGAGATGTGAGCACTGGGCTAAGTGAAGAGGTCATTTTGAAAGCAATGAAACAGCACAAACATACATCTTCTTCTGCTGAATTGCATCAGGACATCATAGAGCCATGCTGCATTTGTCAG GAAGAGTATGTCGAAGGTGATAATCTTGGAACCTTGAAATGTGGCCATGAGTTCCACAAGGACTGTATCAAGCAATGGGTTATGATCAAGAATCTCTGCCCCATTTGTAAGACAGAGGCG